The Onthophagus taurus isolate NC chromosome 6, IU_Otau_3.0, whole genome shotgun sequence region taaaatcgtaaaatCTATCTATCTAATTAACGTTATCGGAGTTgttaatatatattaaaataacgtTCACGTTTGTTTCCCTTATGACAATGTGCACGTAAGAACCTAACACATTGCTGGTGATGCCTCACGGTTACACTTTCAAAAACGAcggaaataatttatttacctgATTGTTCTCATCGTTCGCAGCATTATTAGCGCTTACTGTGTCGACTTCTGACATTttcgtttaataaaaactCACTATAAATCAGTTATAATCACAAACACGAACTGACGGTTACAACCGGCCCCGTTGTTTATACCAGAAATGGCGGACAGCGTGGGTCACGTGATCGAAAAAGTACTCGAATATATAATTTTCGGTTTTACTCAATAGATGGCGGTTAAATcggtttcatttttttacatttaattttaattattgttattaacaaattaatatgatagttttataaaacaaaaatttagatTCCATTTAATTCATAAGCaacaagatatttttttaattaaaatgataataaatttaaaaaagttgtcATCTAATTACCAACATAACCAGTAATCAGGTAATTAACctcgaaaaattaaaaatttaaaaatgttttacacattttacaacatgaaaaatgtgtaaaagaCGAAATAGCTGGTTACCATAAAggaataaatatattaataaagtatAATGCTACAAgattaatagaaaaatttttgaaatcagtAGAGAAGAGATGAACATTCATCTTCAGTAATAATATAGTTCTAAATACCTTAAAGAAAATACAAGCAGAAATCGATATGGTTAAACTAAAGGCTAATGGCCAAACAGTAATCCTGCAAAAGACTACTGACTCATACATAACCTGGACAACAAGGCACTTGAGAATCAAGAAAAGAATATGAAGCTCCCATTAGAAATTCCTAAACACAGCTTACATGGACAGCACCTAACTGGTAAACCGAGACGTTAGGACAAAGGAAGAGTTGTGCAAAAGTCTAGCACACAAATCCATCTGTCATGGAAACAAGAAGGCTGGATAATTGTTAGCATAGCTGTGTGGTATTATTGAATAGAAGATATAATAGAAGACATTTATTAACGTTTTCAATAGCCTTGCCACAATTTTTGTTGAGGATGATGCCATATGCCATGGTGAGATCCACAAATAAGAGATGTGTTGTTCTTCCTATAGCTACTTTCTTCTCTGTGAACATGGTGGTCATTCTtcttatatcaaatttttcacTATTCGACCGTATACTAGACATTGGTAGTTATTACAGTTCGtctatcttcttttttatGCATTGGTGTTGTCCACCCTTGCTTCCAAGCCTCTAGAATTACTTCACCATTCACAAAGTCTTGAAAGGTATCTGCCTATATTTCTAGCAATGAGTCTGGCGCGTTTTTTATTAGCTCAGTTTGAATCCCCTCTGGAGCACTTCCCTTGTTGTTTTTCATTGCCTCCAGTGGTTTCTTTACCTGACCTGCTTTTATTTCTGCCGCAGGGTCTTTCTTTTATGTGTTTCTGGAGTTTATTATGAACTGAGGTCTTTGTTCTGTTAATTCGCTTCCTAAGTATGTGTCTAGTTCTTCAAACTTACAATAACgacataaaaacaatttacaaTCAAATCATGAACACTAAATTactttatatgaaaaattattaaactgcACAAttcgataaataaataactatttctttaaatataaaatttaatatctaaatcataaaaaaatctagatTTTGTTTCACCTCGTTCGCGAATGTTCGTAACAATTCGAGATTATTCCATCCCCACTACGGATTTGCTATATAAATCGCCCCTCGAATTCAAACCCTCCAGTCTTCAGCAAATTCCCTCATTGTCGAAGCgaataaaaacaagaaaatgtctCTCATCCCATTCTTACTCGACGATTTCTCCCATCGTCCCTCAAGAATTTTCAACCAAAACTTTGGTTTGGGTTTGGACCCTGAAGATTTAATGCGTCCTCTAACTATTCATCCGgatcatcatcatcaccatCATCATGGTCGTCATCGTGGTCTTACACCTTTCAGTTATTATCGCCCATGGAAATCGTTGGCGGCGGAACAAGATGTCGGCTCAACGATCGCTCTGGATAAGGACAGGTTCCAGGTGAACCTAGATGTTCAACATTTCAAGCCGGAAGAGATCGTCGTTAAAGTAACCGGAGAACATACGATTACAGTCGAGGGGAAACACGAGGAAATGGAAGATGAGCATGGATACATATCTCGTTCGTTTACGCGAAAATATATTCTTCCGAAGGGGCACGATATTCAAAAGGTTGACTCGAAATTGTCGTCAGATGGGGTTTTAACAATTACGGCCCCTACACTTAATCCTGATGCTATTGAGGAACACAGGACGATTCCTATTCAACACACTGGGGTTCCGTTGAAAGCTGTTCATGCTAAGaaagatgagaaaaaaaattaaattgaaattgtattgtaaagcgaaataataaaatgtttgaattaaaaaatgatttttatttttacgtaGTACACTGtttggtatttttttttgtacaaacAATGcagatacatttttttaagagtatctaaataactaaaaactCATCAATCACAatattataagaaataatagCATAATAATAGTCATTCATAAATACTAGTGCAAAAATACTATGCTAAATTTTCAGGCGCACCATACTCtcatacaataattaaaaaataaaaagctaggaattataatttatttccttttcaatatttttcattaaataaaactgGACCACCGCTAGTAGGTGTTTTTTTCACAATATACATagtttttaaatctaataaatacataacattgttttttcttttggatCAAAGCCAAAAAGTAGTATACAATTTTGTAGtttacgattaattaatttgattttaaacaattaatttaatgatcGCCTTTTTTGATGTcgtttcaaatattaaaacgAAACTTATTAATCTTAAGGTTCCTACTTTTGGTGGTTaagaatatataaattaattaaaattaacaagaaCAAAATTAGGAATCTTACACAATCGTCTCACGACCTTTACGCAAAAAATAGTCGTTgaaatagtttatttttatacatttttttgtttaaattctaaatccTCTTCATTTCGAGGAAGATCCTACACGTTAATAAAAtagttactttttattttgtaaatatatcATGTAATAAAGATGCTACTACTTTCTaagaaactaaattaattagaaaaaaaaaaacaaaaactgggaaataaaacttttatttatacaggatgttttatttatttagggattggtttattttttaatgttaaaaataattatattggtattgtttaatattgtttcCTAGATagcttaaaaatataataaaatatcctgtataaatataaaagaaaaaataaagcgAAGATGAAACGAAAAACACATGACAGATAATCACAGGCGtaaatactattttttttaatgagaaAAATGCAATTCTCTGTTACAATTTCTTTCCcccttttctattttttaaatttaattcatttttatggTTAGTTTATTTCCCAGTGGTGTATCTGTTGAGTGTGTATGTTTTGTATAGAATTTTTCTATAGATTAAAATacccttttttaaattattctgtttttttaactatttttttttatattatatcagtagctttttctttttaatttctttttttatttttaaatagaatatatATATCGCACTGCACGGATAATCAACGGAACGcaagattattatttttttattatcataatGTTAGGCACACGTCATCGTCATCTTACCAAACACAgctcttaataaaaatgaataaatgcTCTCAGCTTTTTCAAATCTACAGAGTGTCTCTGTAAaaaacaacctgtatataataGATGACATTGTTTTACCGAATTTGAGCCGTGTCTAGTATGTTAACTTTTACGATTTCTACAAAAACGCGGCTCATCTTAGTCTCATTTATGATACACAGTTTTTGCTCTTCCTCTTTATGAGTATTTAGCCCCGTTCTGATAGAGCTAATTAACCTAATGCTAGTGTCCTTTTGTTGCTTCTTTCGCCGCTAAAATTAACGGGGTTAAACTTGCCAACGGTCGCGCTAACTTTAAAAACGGATgctgtaaaaaaattaaatcaaaatcgatttaatttatatcggtattttgatttttatttattaccttAAGTAAATCTTTTGCCGACGCTCTTTTATCTACTTCTACAGCCAAACACTGGTCTAAAAAGTCTTGGAAAGGTTGTGAGAGTTTATCTTTTTCCTTAATTTCCGGCTTCCCATTCGTCGCGATGAGATATAAGGCTCTTAAAGGATTTTCATTTAAGTAAGGTGGTTCTCCTTCGATCATTTCGATAGCCATTATTCCCAAAGACCATACATCAACCTAaacacaacaacaaaaattaaacaaattttttttgtacttaaaTTACTTCAACATACTTTTGGTCCATACTGTTTACGTGTAACTACTTCTGGTGCCATCCAATAAGGAGTTCCTACCATGGTCGTCCTTTTCGATTGCTCAGGACTAATTTGAGCACAAAAACCGAAATCCGCtgcacaaaaaaatgttttaattaaattttttttcaaaataatataattttcgtaCTTAATTTAACGGATCCGTCGAGGCCTAGCAATATATTATCAGACTTAATATCTCGGTGAATGACTTGATTAGAATGCAAAAAATCCAACGCCTGCAACACCTCCCGACAAACTGCGGCAATCTGACCCTCGTCCATACACGTTTCGGTTACAACATCTGTTAATGACCCTCCAGGCAAATACTCCATTACAACCCACAGTTCCTCGCTCACCAAATAACTATCCAAATAATTGACCACATTACCGTGCTTATTTTCTCTCATGACTAGAATTTCGTTGATTATTAACTCTTTTTTTGGTTGTTGCGATAAGTTCATTTGTTTTATAGCCACTTCCGTTCCTGTTGAGGTTTCTATTGCTGTGTACACAGTTCCAGAGGCgctacaaaaatttatttatttacagtaaaacaaaattagaacacgtaaaatttgaattatgtCAATCCGAATTGGTAAAAGATTCGCTAATCGgaattggaccgcgttatacatcacttgactaagcgactcgtgtacaaatttttgaagaaaataatctagagtttgatttttgttttaaaccacgttaaaaataaaaagaaagtgcggaaatgTGATTAACtttagttataaaacttctattatatgataactaacttcagatttaaaatgtcaaccttaattttgacatatttgtaatcttcattaataatcctttaaaatgagtccaaacacgatacATTTATCTTcgatattaatgaagttatggtcaacttccggttatgaatgtcaacgtcaattttgacgtatttgtaatcatcgtgaaaaatcctttaaaatgagtccaaacacgacatatttatcttcaatattaacgaAGTTATTATGGTCCACTTCCGGTTAGGAAtgtcaatattattttgacatattaatttttataaaatgtcttaacatttgtcacaaaaacaaaaattaaggttggtattaatatttaaaaattaaattgtcatcttcattgttgctaacttcgggtttaatgttttttattttaacttttttgttttttgaaataattttaagacttgtttggactcattttaaaggtttttttaataaagaatacatcatgaagttgtccatttgtctattatatgataattaacttcaggtttaaaatgtcaacctcaattttgacatatttctaatcttcattaaaaatcctttaaaatgagtataaatacgacatatttatcttcaatattaatgaagttatggtcaacttgcGGTTAAGAATGTGttttttattccaacttttttgttttcagtcaaaaaaaatttttcggttttagattttgagatatcatgacaattttcgtttttttaaatggaaacaaccactgattattcgcttattaaattcgttatttttttctgattacaaaaatatagggtttgacaggtctatttcttattgttttagaataaagctaaaaataaactttttctttagtgtcgtcaaagaaattaaatttacagtttcctgtaaattataactaaaaattaaaaaaacatatttctgatatttgaatcAAATACTATTTaattgaactatttaatttatatttgttttacacaaaagttggaatagcattgcgttatttagcattttttattaatatttaatattattattaaatgacttaataaattattgatagatggagctcatatattttttttataattcaaataaacatatagttcgttttttttctataatacttgtcaatgtaaattatttagggtttctgttggtattatctaggacccttataaaatttatgttgttttcatgatttttagtaacattgtcagtaactaattagttgaggttaaaatactaataaatttttagataaataggATTTTgacgaagtacatatttgttataaaaacgtgctacaaagtaattaaatagaataaaataccttttctaggtaagtaaatggcaaataaacaccccacaacactttttatgcaccttttctttttgaataacgaaagctcaaacgtcaatgtgacatatttacttcaaaacatgataaaacaaaactccctgttaattttgccaactttacaacaatttgacaggtattatagaaaaaaaatgaactatagcaacatttgtttgtattaaaaaattttcaaatgtaaaattaaaaatcctgttttttaagatggattacgaaaattacgaaaagtttaatatGTTAgaaggtttaatttttttgacgacaccaaaaaaagtttatttttagctctattctaaaacaataagaaatagacctatctaaCCCAATATtgttgtaatcagaaaaaaataacgaatttaataagcgaataatcagtggttgttttcatttaaaaacacgaaaagtgtcatatctcaaaatctaaaaccgaaaaattttttttgactgcgtcatcaaattctctaaaaaaaagtgtcatgacatgtaagctactttttttctaactcttatagtttccgagatagcctattcgccaacatcgaatttgaaccaccctgtacataaaaACAGCAACAAATTAAACTATTTACCCTTGTCcgattttttccattttcgtATACTTTCTATTAGGATCCCCAACAGAAACAATACTCCGCAATTTTTCCAAGATTTCCTCATCGGTCATCTTCTTTTTGCGTTTTTCCGACGGCGCCCTCGACATTTCCGGTCCAGcttgatttttatttcgatcCAAAATTGGGGTGCTCGGAGCATTGTTTGTAGTTGTAGTAAGGCCATGAGTCGGAGGTGTATGCACCGGACTCAAACTATGTGTTGGAGTGTGTACAGTGTTATTGGTTTGAACGTCTTCGATTGGTTTAgtgtactaaaaaaaatttaaattaatttttatcctttttataACTATCTAAGTTACTTACAATACTTTTAGTGCGCTCTGGTCTACTTGCAATTGGTGGAGGAGGTGCTTCATCTTCTATTTCAGAGCTTGGAGCATGTACAGGACTATGGTAAGATTGGGGCCCTCCTTCCGGTTCTGTTGGCGTTGTTGAGCTGGGACTCGAGCTTGATACTCGACTTAAAGATGAATCTGTGCGATAATTGActtataataaagtttgttttattaaaaaataacgatttgTTACCCGAATGCGTCGCTGTGTTAGTTTTGGTCATGAATTTAGTCGCTGGCGGTTCTTTTGAACTGCTATCGTACCAATTCAAGACGTCCAAAACAGCTTGGGGgttctttttttgttcttgtttACTAATATTGGAAGCTTTTAACCATCTCGACCAAGCTTCCGGCATACCCtgttaacaaattaatttttgatgtaatcttcaataacaatttcatttaatactaATCATAATTAAATAAGTGCATTAAAGGAATtacttaattctttttctcaaggaaggatttaaaataaagaaataatctaCGTGCACCTGAATAAAACATTcaatatacaacattttatttataataatatagaaataaaatttatttaaaaaaaaattttttgacgttATAGGTTAagtttaacctcaaaatgtcattttgacgtttgtaaaacgttcaaaatgtcattttgacgtttgtaaaacgtcaaaatgacattttgaggttaaaatgtaaggttatttttgattccagttaattttaagttaataaaacCTATTCTAAAACGCAAACTAAACAAAACCATGCTCATTTACTTACTTTCAATGGCAGCTTGTAACaaagttcaaaaaaatgtttaatttaaaaattaaaattcaaccAAAAAATcgcattttatattttcaaatagtAAAAAATAAGCACCTAGCCGTTAATTCTAACTTTacgaaatgataaaaaataatcataaagtaaataaaaacaaaaatgactaaaactaaatcaattttattacaagAATGAAATTTCCTCACCGTAAATTCCCCAGAAACTGCATCAAATCCAACATGAACGGTGTGCTCAAAATTCGTCGGATATGAAATGTTAGGTTTATCTGAGATGATCGTTGAtgatttgttgctttttattttcgattttaatgttttctttttccgTTCTGGATCTTCAGGCTCTTTTGGTAACGGTCTATCAACCGCAATACTACTGTTACTTATGTCTATACCCCGATTGGACGTTAAACGTACCGGCGGCGCTGGGGGTTTTTCATCATCCGAAGACATTTTAGTTAAAagattactaaaataaaagtaacacaattatcaacttaaaaaagaattttgcaaggattatattatgtatatttgAACATCTTAAGTGAATtattataaagtttaaaactttgtaaagattttaaaacatgattaagataaaatttcaaagagaaataaaagaaataaattaatgagatacgattttattaaagatacATGTAGGTGAAAACCGTAATTTACACATTTCCTATTTCGAAtaagaaaaaactaaaagataattttaagaatGGGGCACGCCTGCATGCGTCAGTGGCCTTTCAATTAGATTTTGCGGCCGCGCGAGGATGGCCATTGACTCGGCCAACAACACACACTTACTTGAACTTACCTCGATTActacgttaaaaaaaaataataagtggAAACGAACTTGGGGGAAGATAAATATGGGGCTGCGGGATTAAACCGCTTTTAGGGGGGAAACTTAGGGCCCCCCGAACGTAAACATTTACGATACTGAAAAACTGAACGCGGCTCACAACCGAACTAAATGCCAATTTTACCCACCACTCTTCCTTTTCCACACACCACCATTATCCGGTGAGTCGTTAGACGTATTAAATCCAGAAATATCCCGTTAGTTTCGTCTCGCTTCATCATTagttaaattcattttttatccttttctGTTTTATGGTCATAAGTCGTTTCTTGATGCGTTTGAAATTTAGTGGTTTTGGGGATTTTCAGTTTTGTTACTAGAAAAAACGATATGGCCGATAAGgtgaaatgtcaattttgacagattaggttattgttatttgtaggtattgttttataatatttttacattaaacaataattttatgctGCCTAATAAGGggtataaagataaatatataaacaCCCCACCAAGTAATCAACAAAAATCAACCATGAAAAAAAAGGTAGGTTAAAGAactaatcaattttattttaatttttcttacctTTCAGGTATTATTAATGGGTAAAAGCGGTTCAGGAAAAACCAGCATGCGTTCTATAATTTTCGCGAATTATATTGCAAGAGATACACGACGATTAGGAGCtacaagtaaataaaaaaagaaaacattcaaGAATCATAGGGCTTAAAAAATcgacgttt contains the following coding sequences:
- the LOC111424278 gene encoding protein lethal(2)essential for life-like gives rise to the protein MSLIPFLLDDFSHRPSRIFNQNFGLGLDPEDLMRPLTIHPDHHHHHHHGRHRGLTPFSYYRPWKSLAAEQDVGSTIALDKDRFQVNLDVQHFKPEEIVVKVTGEHTITVEGKHEEMEDEHGYISRSFTRKYILPKGHDIQKVDSKLSSDGVLTITAPTLNPDAIEEHRTIPIQHTGVPLKAVHAKKDEKKN
- the LOC111424271 gene encoding serine/threonine-protein kinase Pak isoform X2; the protein is MSSDDEKPPAPPVRLTSNRGIDISNSSIAVDRPLPKEPEDPERKKKTLKSKIKSNKSSTIISDKPNISYPTNFEHTVHVGFDAVSGEFTGMPEAWSRWLKASNISKQEQKKNPQAVLDVLNWYDSSSKEPPATKFMTKTNTATHSDSSLSRVSSSSPSSTTPTEPEGGPQSYHSPVHAPSSEIEDEAPPPPIASRPERTKSIYTKPIEDVQTNNTVHTPTHSLSPVHTPPTHGLTTTTNNAPSTPILDRNKNQAGPEMSRAPSEKRKKKMTDEEILEKLRSIVSVGDPNRKYTKMEKIGQGASGTVYTAIETSTGTEVAIKQMNLSQQPKKELIINEILVMRENKHGNVVNYLDSYLVSEELWVVMEYLPGGSLTDVVTETCMDEGQIAAVCREVLQALDFLHSNQVIHRDIKSDNILLGLDGSVKLTDFGFCAQISPEQSKRTTMVGTPYWMAPEVVTRKQYGPKVDVWSLGIMAIEMIEGEPPYLNENPLRALYLIATNGKPEIKEKDKLSQPFQDFLDQCLAVEVDKRASAKDLLKHPFLKLARPLASLTPLILAAKEATKGH
- the LOC111424271 gene encoding serine/threonine-protein kinase Pak isoform X1; the encoded protein is MSSDDEKPPAPPVRLTSNRGIDISNSSIAVDRPLPKEPEDPERKKKTLKSKIKSNKSSTIISDKPNISYPTNFEHTVHVGFDAVSGEFTLPLKGMPEAWSRWLKASNISKQEQKKNPQAVLDVLNWYDSSSKEPPATKFMTKTNTATHSDSSLSRVSSSSPSSTTPTEPEGGPQSYHSPVHAPSSEIEDEAPPPPIASRPERTKSIYTKPIEDVQTNNTVHTPTHSLSPVHTPPTHGLTTTTNNAPSTPILDRNKNQAGPEMSRAPSEKRKKKMTDEEILEKLRSIVSVGDPNRKYTKMEKIGQGASGTVYTAIETSTGTEVAIKQMNLSQQPKKELIINEILVMRENKHGNVVNYLDSYLVSEELWVVMEYLPGGSLTDVVTETCMDEGQIAAVCREVLQALDFLHSNQVIHRDIKSDNILLGLDGSVKLTDFGFCAQISPEQSKRTTMVGTPYWMAPEVVTRKQYGPKVDVWSLGIMAIEMIEGEPPYLNENPLRALYLIATNGKPEIKEKDKLSQPFQDFLDQCLAVEVDKRASAKDLLKHPFLKLARPLASLTPLILAAKEATKGH